From one Bernardetia sp. genomic stretch:
- a CDS encoding T9SS type A sorting domain-containing protein has protein sequence MQTSKHTIKHKQFPLLVKRIILSMTFFIFFLTHSWAGNTYTVTNLNDTGQGSLRGCLVISNFVAGIDTIKFAVSGNITLYSDILITEGVFIDGTSAPFYSSSPRVTLNSYRGSILKAQNLSDLTIQGLRIQNNYPNQPTNGIELNNCSTVLIQKNIIRNTKNGIIGNNIIDIQIKDNDLRNTGLEFYDLSAAISLTKVNKNRLQGGVYISGNTFGMLGNPSVKPVRLLYLEDAKDISLQTNAGNINITNGMNVEKPICLKNIENITARYLNLSASDIPRSADDSRSCGIYIEDSKNITLQYMTIRKRHNGIIARNCTDIRIQSIDLRDTGFDFGHLAVGGSAITLDNVESQNLLGGIFITNNQYGDLMHDVKNIFRIKGAKDININDRYRFNQTNILLNRGGLGVENPFILEDIDNLSIQNIDVTSDYTGDFEGIAFDIKKCRKVDIFNTIARKRLTAVEGIDVTDISIEGNDFRDTGIGFFRGGYAIKLDGLFSNSLLGGIFMYDNQFGSYQLTPLSILSIKNAQDIFISDRKIDNPNIYLNNSGLDVEYPLFFDKIENLSIKRIDLTSAKNNGVAIEIRNSQNVNIESITARKRGIAINGDYLSNTTIVGNDFIDSGFMSRDEGVSSAITLFSVEEELFIYENRFGKDVLNPQSILSINIANEIHISGSRSQNKGNIILNDTGLNLDYPIRLQSIERLHIQGLNLMANNSVDSKGMQIRSSQGIYINENHINGWENGIELTQNKGIEIECNNFVGNQTAIKLIDTEAHITKNNFKNLNYAIDAVAGAAYAEENYWGAADGSRNNGGSGDIYVGNVDEGRFYLKERSKCAGEPVFKSKKANTLSNDNKVSEIDKEKNFTLSIYPNPTYNVLNIKLEPSKNNLPISVKVFDVLGKEIYSLENIEKSECKIDLSNQNAGVYFIQIATKERIFSQKVIKQ, from the coding sequence ATGCAAACTTCAAAACACACTATTAAACACAAACAATTTCCTTTATTGGTTAAGAGAATCATCCTTTCTATGACTTTCTTTATCTTTTTTTTGACTCATAGCTGGGCTGGGAACACATACACTGTAACCAACCTAAATGATACTGGACAAGGTTCACTAAGAGGATGTCTAGTGATTTCTAATTTTGTAGCAGGAATAGATACTATAAAATTTGCTGTATCTGGTAATATTACTCTCTATTCAGATATTCTTATTACAGAAGGAGTGTTTATAGACGGAACATCAGCACCTTTCTACTCTTCCAGCCCTAGAGTTACATTAAATTCATATAGAGGAAGTATTTTAAAGGCACAGAATCTATCTGATCTAACTATTCAAGGACTTCGAATCCAAAACAATTACCCCAATCAACCAACGAATGGAATTGAACTAAATAATTGTAGTACTGTTCTGATACAGAAAAATATTATAAGAAATACAAAAAACGGCATTATAGGAAATAATATTATTGATATTCAGATAAAGGATAATGATTTGAGAAATACAGGGTTAGAGTTTTATGACTTGTCTGCTGCTATTTCCCTTACTAAAGTCAATAAAAATAGACTACAAGGCGGAGTGTATATTTCTGGAAACACTTTTGGAATGCTAGGTAACCCAAGCGTAAAGCCTGTGCGTCTGTTGTATTTAGAAGATGCAAAGGATATTTCTCTCCAAACAAATGCTGGTAATATCAACATTACTAATGGAATGAATGTTGAAAAACCAATTTGTCTAAAAAACATAGAAAATATTACTGCACGTTATTTGAATCTCAGTGCTTCGGACATTCCAAGAAGTGCTGATGATTCACGTTCTTGTGGTATCTATATTGAAGATAGTAAAAACATCACACTTCAATACATGACTATTCGCAAACGTCATAATGGAATCATAGCAAGAAATTGTACAGATATCCGTATTCAAAGCATAGATTTGAGAGATACAGGGTTTGATTTTGGACACCTTGCCGTAGGAGGTTCAGCTATCACATTAGATAATGTAGAGAGTCAAAATCTGCTTGGGGGAATATTTATTACCAACAATCAATATGGAGACTTAATGCATGATGTAAAAAATATTTTTAGAATAAAGGGGGCAAAAGATATTAACATAAACGATAGATATCGTTTCAATCAAACTAATATTTTGCTCAACAGAGGAGGCTTAGGAGTAGAAAATCCATTTATTTTAGAAGATATAGATAATTTGTCTATTCAAAACATAGATGTTACTTCTGATTATACGGGTGATTTTGAGGGAATTGCTTTTGATATTAAAAAATGTAGAAAGGTAGATATTTTTAATACTATCGCAAGAAAAAGGCTAACTGCTGTTGAAGGAATAGATGTTACCGATATTAGCATTGAAGGAAATGACTTTAGGGATACAGGAATTGGTTTCTTTAGAGGAGGTTATGCCATCAAGTTAGATGGACTTTTTTCTAATTCTTTATTAGGAGGTATTTTTATGTATGATAATCAGTTTGGAAGTTATCAGCTTACTCCACTTTCAATATTAAGTATAAAAAATGCTCAAGACATTTTTATTTCAGATAGAAAAATAGATAATCCCAATATTTATCTAAACAATAGTGGACTTGATGTAGAATATCCTTTATTTTTTGATAAAATAGAAAACTTATCAATAAAAAGAATAGATTTAACAAGTGCGAAAAATAATGGAGTTGCTATTGAGATTCGTAATTCACAAAATGTTAATATAGAAAGCATAACAGCTAGAAAAAGAGGAATTGCTATTAATGGAGATTACCTTTCCAACACAACTATTGTAGGAAATGATTTTATAGATAGTGGATTTATGAGTAGAGATGAAGGCGTTTCATCTGCTATTACCTTGTTTTCTGTAGAGGAAGAGCTTTTCATATATGAAAATAGATTTGGAAAAGATGTTTTGAATCCACAGAGTATTTTGAGTATAAACATAGCTAATGAAATACACATTTCAGGTAGTAGAAGCCAAAACAAAGGAAATATAATTTTGAATGATACTGGATTAAATCTTGATTATCCTATTCGACTACAATCAATAGAAAGATTGCATATTCAAGGTCTAAATTTAATGGCTAACAATAGTGTTGATTCTAAAGGAATGCAAATAAGAAGTTCTCAAGGTATATATATAAATGAAAATCATATCAACGGATGGGAAAATGGTATAGAACTAACTCAAAATAAAGGCATTGAAATAGAATGCAATAACTTTGTTGGTAATCAAACAGCAATAAAATTAATAGATACAGAAGCTCATATTACCAAAAATAACTTCAAGAATTTGAATTATGCCATTGATGCTGTTGCTGGAGCAGCTTATGCAGAAGAAAACTATTGGGGAGCTGCTGACGGTTCAAGAAATAACGGAGGCTCTGGAGATATCTATGTTGGAAATGTAGATGAAGGAAGATTTTATTTGAAAGAGCGTAGTAAATGTGCAGGCGAGCCAGTGTTCAAAAGTAAAAAAGCCAATACACTATCAAATGACAATAAAGTAAGTGAGATAGATAAAGAGAAAAACTTTACATTATCTATTTATCCCAATCCTACTTATAATGTTTTAAACATTAAACTTGAACCTTCTAAAAACAATTTACCTATATCTGTAAAGGTATTTGATGTTTTGGGCAAGGAAATTTACTCGTTGGAAAATATAGAGAAATCAGAGTGTAAAATAGATTTGAGTAACCAAAATGCAGGAGTTTACTTTATACAGATTGCGACTAAGGAAAGAATATTTTCACAAAAGGTAATAAAACAATAA